A single region of the Rhodococcus sp. W8901 genome encodes:
- a CDS encoding 3-isopropylmalate dehydrogenase has translation MKLAVIPGDGIGVEVTTEALKVLRKLVPDVETTEFDLGAKRYNETGDLLPEAELDAIRQHDAILLGAIGDPRFVEPGILERGLLLNMRFLLDHHVNLRPARTYPGSSSPLAANPDIDFIVVREGTEGPYTGNGGSIRVGTPHEVATEVSVNTWFGAERVVRAAYELARTRRKHLTLIHKTNVLSNAGRIWTRAMETIGAEYPDVETAYCHIDAATIYMVTDPTRFDVIVTDNLFGDIITDLAGAVTGGIGLAASANIDASGTNPSMFEPVHGSAPDIAGQGIADPTAAILSAAMLLRHLGREDDAVRIEAAVEADLASRGDAPIVTAEVGDRIAAAV, from the coding sequence ATGAAGCTTGCGGTCATTCCCGGTGACGGCATCGGTGTCGAGGTCACCACGGAAGCGCTGAAGGTGCTGCGGAAGCTGGTTCCCGACGTGGAGACCACCGAGTTCGACCTCGGTGCCAAGCGCTACAACGAGACCGGCGACCTGCTGCCGGAGGCCGAGCTCGACGCGATCCGTCAGCACGACGCGATCCTGCTCGGCGCGATCGGCGATCCGCGGTTCGTCGAGCCGGGCATCCTCGAGCGCGGGCTCCTGCTGAACATGCGGTTCCTGCTCGACCACCACGTGAACCTGCGTCCGGCCCGCACCTACCCGGGGTCGAGCTCGCCGCTGGCCGCGAACCCGGACATCGACTTCATCGTGGTCCGTGAGGGCACCGAGGGTCCGTACACCGGCAACGGTGGGTCGATCCGCGTCGGCACCCCGCACGAGGTTGCGACCGAGGTCTCGGTCAACACGTGGTTCGGCGCCGAGCGCGTCGTCCGCGCCGCGTACGAGCTGGCGCGGACCCGCCGCAAGCACCTGACGCTCATCCACAAGACGAACGTGCTCTCCAACGCGGGCCGGATCTGGACCCGCGCGATGGAGACCATCGGCGCCGAGTACCCGGATGTCGAGACGGCCTACTGCCACATCGATGCGGCGACCATCTACATGGTCACCGACCCGACGCGCTTCGACGTGATCGTCACCGACAACCTGTTCGGCGACATCATCACCGACCTCGCGGGTGCCGTCACCGGTGGCATCGGCCTGGCCGCGAGCGCGAACATCGATGCGTCGGGCACGAACCCGTCGATGTTCGAGCCCGTCCACGGCTCCGCACCCGACATCGCCGGCCAGGGGATCGCCGATCCCACGGCAGCGATCCTGTCGGCCGCGATGCTGCTGCGTCACCTGGGCCGTGAGGACGACGCCGTCCGCATCGAGGCTGCCGTCGAGGCTGATCTGGCTTCGCGTGGCGACGCCCCGATCGTCACCGCCGAGGTGGGCGACCGGATCGCGGCTGCCGTCTAG